From Leptodactylus fuscus isolate aLepFus1 chromosome 11, aLepFus1.hap2, whole genome shotgun sequence, one genomic window encodes:
- the LOC142185594 gene encoding olfactory receptor 8D1-like, with protein sequence MDDANTSAVKYFIISGISDVHLIHVILFLFVLLIYLLTLGGNLTILLLVCLDPQLHTPMYFFLCNLSILDIACSTNNLNNVLISFLSGDNTVSVLGCLVQIFIFLSLTCGELLVLAAMSYDRYVAICNPLRYHMIMNGRICALLAIVCWVLGTVESIPIFLELMRFSCYKSNVVNHFFCDIMPVLKLSCSDTHFLDHYILTVGVVVSALSPFFMTFLSYIFIIATILKIRSTTGRHKAFYTCSSHLTVVILLYTTLAIQYMRPHSLVNLDSNKLMSLFNTAAVPVLNPLIYSLKNKEVKAAFRRRTRFSFLPNHKDSTT encoded by the coding sequence ATGGATGATGCAAATACAAGTGCAGTAAAATATTTCATCATCTCTGGGATTTCTGACGTCCATCTCATACACGTCATCCTATTTCTTTTCGTTCTTCTCATTTACCTTCTCACTCTTGGTGGCAACTTGACCATTCTTCTCCTGGTCTGCCTGGACCCTCAGCTCCACACCCCCATGTATTTCTTCCTATGTAACTTGTCGATTTTAGACATAGCTTGCTCCACAAACAATCTGAACAATGTCCTCATATCCTTCCTATCAGGAGATAACACTGTTTCTGTCCTGGGATGTTTAGTGCAGATCTTCATATTTTTGTCTTTGACGTGTGGTGAGCTTTTGGTCCTGGCTGCCATGAGTTATGACCGATACGTGGCGATATGTAATCCGTTGCgttatcacatgatcatgaatgGTAGAATCTGCGCTCTGCTGGCCATTGTATGTTGGGTATTGGGTACGGTGGAAAGTATTCCGATTTTTTTGGAATTAATGAGGTTCTCTTGTTACAAGTCAAATGTGGTcaaccatttcttctgtgatatAATGCCGGTGCTGAAGTTGTCCTGCAGTGACACCCATTTTCTTGACCATTACATACTCACTGTCGGAGTCGTCGTTTCAGCTTTATCTCCTTTTTTTATGACATTTCTTTCCTACATCTTCATTATTGCAACAATACTGAAGATTCGCTCCACCACTGGTAGACACAAGGCCTTCTACACGTGTTCCTCACACCTCACGGTGGTCATTCTTCTCTACACCACCCTTGCCATTCAGTACATGAGGCCACATTCCCTGGTCAACCTGGACTCAAATAAGCTAATGTCTCTGTTTAACACGGCAGCCGTTCCCGTATTGAACCCATTGATCTATAGCTTGAAAAACAAAGAGGTCAAAGCTGCTTTTAGGAGGAGGACGAGATTTTCTTTTCTTCCAAATCACAAAGACTCTACAACTTGA